The Hemicordylus capensis ecotype Gifberg chromosome 5, rHemCap1.1.pri, whole genome shotgun sequence nucleotide sequence TCTGATGAAAAATATAAAAGCCTCCTGAGATCTTCATTTGATTCAGGTGTATTGACTTCCAATAATGAGGACCTACAAACAAGTTCTAATACTGGGGATAGTTCACCAGTTGTAAATTACACTAGTCCCATAAAACTTATGTTCCTTTCAGAGATTAACAGTAGTGAAGGAGTCAAATATACCCTAACCTCTGTTGATGATTCTGCTAAATTAAACATTGATCTTTATTCTGTTCAGAGTAAAACAAGTGCACTGTCAGAAAGACAGGCAGAAGCAAGGGATCTTGCTAAAAATGTTTCCACTGAAGAATGTGGCTATGGTGATAGTGAAAAGAGTTATCATAAAAATGAAGTGAATTTTGTGTTTCCTGCAATAACTGGTAATGAAACAAATACTGATGAAAATAAGCCAAATGAAGATCCTGTAGAACAAAATGGCACTGGATCCTCCCTGAAAAGAAAACCTGGCCGACCCAAGAAAATTGGCCCTCAAGTTGTGAAACAGATTAAACGGCCAATTGGGCGGCCTCCAAAACCTAAGGTAGACGTAGCTGAAAATGCCAACCATCCAAGTGATTCCATTAGTGCTAGGAAAAGTGCCAGCTCTAATACAGAAGTTCTAGAAGAGGAAAACATTAACAAAAATATTATTGTGACAGTTGTCTTTGGAAGGTCACGAAGAACTAAGAGATGTGTTTCTGAAGGTAGCCTAAATGTAATTGATCGGTTAGCAGCCCCTCAGGATGATGGTAGCAATGTACATGAATCTGGTCAAATAAGGCAGAATGTAGGAACCAggaacaattcgccaaaaatcaaaGCTATGCAAAATGGTGCAAATGAAAAGCCCTCTGCATCTGGCTATGAATATGTTAGACCTCTAGAGAGCGGCCCTGTGCTACCAGCCCATTGCAGCAATATTATAAGACCAAACCAGAAGCCTTTAAATGTTATTAGAAAACCTGGTAGACCAGCAAAAGTAAAAATATCTGGCATATCAGTGACTGTTAATCAGATCTCATCTCAGGAAAGAAAAGTGAGTATTagcagctgcctgcctcctttagAACAAGAGACTGTGTTAGAAAAAAAGGAGTCATCTAAGCAGGATGATAAGTCATCTAAGCAGTGCAATAAGAGAGATGATACAAAAAGTTCTCAGAATGACACAAGCGAGGAATGTTCACACCAGAAGATTACAACAGCCTCAAGAAAGCCTGAAATCCCTTTGAGGCAATCTCTTAGAGATAGAAGACCATCACTGCCTTTCCTACATTCCTTAGCATCTTCTAGCTCATTATCTTGTAGAAGTGCCTTTCTACACAAATCATATAAACTCTGTTTTAAAAATACTAAAGAGCAAAAAATAAGACATCACTTAGATATGACATCTAAAGATACCTCAGTGAATGAAACTTCAGAAAATGCAAAAAAACTTTCAAAGAATAATAAATTCAGGGATATTAATGAAATGTCATTGGATCCCATCATTTCATCCAATCCTTCCCTTAGGTGGTGGGATCCTTCCATTTCTAATGATTCCCTGTTAAAAGAACTAAATAGTAGATATGAACAGATAACAAACACTTGGTTGCACGTGAATGGAGAAGAACTTGAAAAATGTCTGTATGAAGAAGACTGTGGCATTGATGTATCAAACCCTTTGGACTCCTGTATTTTACAGCTTGAAAATTCACCCATTAAAAtgcttttccagaagaaatgtaGTCTCGATGAACTGTGCACATGGTTTATGCAAACAACAGAAACACAGTCACTCTCATTAGTAAGAAAGGCCAATGCTCGCAATCCTTTTGAAGTGATTAGTACAAGGCAGTTTAAAATGGGAACAAGACAATCTGATTGTAATACTAATCCTTTCAGAAAGCACTTTAAAAAGTTTGCACTATCAACACCTTCAAAATTGGCTGGAAAGTTACAAATCCTACATAAAATAGTCAGGTCTCAAGTCTTAAACAGGAAACATAACTTCACATTAGCTAAATTCAGACGAACCAAATTTGAGAATTTACAGCATGATCGGTGGAGACAAGTGAAAAAACTGTATCATCATGGAACGAATGACTGGAAATCGAAAAAAAGAAACTTGCGGTTCTTCTGCCAAAGTCACTGTTTTGCTGATGCAAGTAGGAACATGAACAACAAAATATGCATGCGCCGGGAAAATGGCACAGTAGAAACCCAGTTGCCCACAATGCTGGTGGAATCTCATAGTATCACTCCATCAGTTGGAACTGAAATTGGAGATGCAGCTGTTCATCAGAAAATACAAGTGTCTGACCTCAGCATGCAGTCAGTACATTGCAACCAGAAAAATATTGGGAAAGCACAAGCCCCTGGTGAACTTGGTGAAGGTGCATGGAAAGACAAAACCTTTAAGGATTGTAGAATATTTTTGAAGAAAATCAATCCTATAGAAGAGCAGCATGCCTTTAATAGAAACACTACAATTTGCACTCCAGAATCTGTTGATGTTAGCACCAGTTGCAGCTCTTTTCAGGAAAAAAGACTTTGTACTCTAAGGTCCCATTCTGCTAAGCAAAACATGTCTGATAGGTGTGAAAAGGATGCAGAGATATCTAAAGGAACTGAGCATTCCAGCTTGGTTAAAGGGCACCATATTGAACAAGACAGCAAGAAATCCAGCAAACGTATCACCTTGGATGATGGCCCTACTGAGGTTCCTAAAAAAATGAATAAGAGGAAGATGCAGTGCAAGCCTGCTGACACAATGataagaaaaaggaataagagaCGATTATGCAGTGCTGGCCAAGTATCAAGTTGTTACTCAAAGTACCAACTAGGTAAGTTTTATCTCatctccccctcacccttctacaaaaccttagtaactttgcaTTAAAATGAAGCTATCAAAGGAAAATACCAGTATGGAAAAGCAGTAAAAACTAGCTTTCAAACTATATCATAGGTGAAGTACATCTTTAAATAACAACTTACTGTATGAAATAAACCTTCACATTTGCTTTTATTATAGAATTTTTAGAACACCCTCAGCAGAGTCCATAGAAGATTAGGCATGCCATAACATTTTATATCAGTGGGAAGTTAAAACATATCATGAAGTCTGATCTGTGTGGAGAGCAATCTTCCTTGCATGGATCCATTGGGAACTGTGTCTGCAAAAGAGTTCTGTAGAAGTGGTTCCTGTGGTTGGATCCCTACATCCAGCACCTGAGGCTCTGCACATGGTTGCTATCTGTGGATTGGAATTGTACATGGAATACAAAATAGATTACTGGTGCAGTCAGCCTTCCCCTCCAGCTCTGACGATGATTAGTATTATGAGGACAGTGTTGACTGTACTGTATGTTAGGAAGGtacatatgtgtatatatacattcTTGAGGACAACTGTGCACTCGCAGTGTCGTGCTTTATACAAAAATACAGATTAACACAAAGATATAGATTAACTGCAGCACAGagctgaaatattttttaagtttATAATTAGGTAATAGGACTAGGTATATAATTAAACATCATATTTAGAGGTATCTTACATTTACAGAAAACACACTAAAGAAGATAGTTTAAAATTTCATTAAACTTAATGGGGAAGTATCAAATTATGTAAAATGGCATTTGTGCATAGGAGAAAAAAATTATATTTCAAATTCCACCTTCAAAAACAAAATTATGCTAAACCTCGGGGAGACCACTAAAATGTTATATTGTAAAATATGCATCTAGATTTGGCTGTAAATGGAATGAGgtgctatttatttttaaatgttatgcCCTGCCTTCTTCACTTAGGCATAACAGGGCTGCTTAGTAAAGTAATTTAAAACTGCAGCACCTAACGGcacagcgaggaagtaacttgcctagggagcaagaggttgttggttcgaatccccactgttatgtttcccagactataggaaacacctatatcgggcagcagtggtacaggaagatgctgaaaggcatcatctcatagtgcatgggaggaggcaatggtaaacccctcctgtattctaccaaagaaaaccacagggctctgtggtcgccaggagtcgacaccgactcgatggcacaactttacaagaAAGTAatcttgttttattgtttgataAGTGGAACACCACTATGTGAAGGTTATTTCCTTTTCATTTATTTCTATTCCTCTCAAGACTAAAAATATCTAAATACACTGTAGCTGAGTGGGGAAGGAACAAGTTTATCTGGCTTTCTTAAGGACTTTGTCTTGCATATGTCTTTTGAGTTATTCAATTTGAACTTCACTGAAAAGAAACAACAAGTATAAAATAACTATCTGTGGCATGAGGGTACTGTCATTAAATTAACTACCtgtttttccccaccccctttattATGGATGTACAAAGAGCTCTCTCATGGCAGCTGTTTTTGTTTCTAGGTTAAAGTTGCCAGTTTGCATCCCAAACATCATGTCTGTCTGTTTAAATACACCAAAAGGACCAAAAAGATGTCAAGCTGTTGCACTTTTTGTGCCTCTGCTTCCATTGGTCCCTTCGCCCAACCTCTTTCTTACTTGCTGTATCAAATACAACCTGTGTTTTTCTATTTCATAGCAACTGGTTGGGAAGAGGAAGGGCCAAAGGGACCAGTGGGGGAGATGGTGGAGGCAACATACTCTCCTACTGCCTTGGAACATTTAAAGggacaggcaggatcttcaggttatAATACGGCCAGCTTAGGCTTGTTGGCTGAGTCAATTTGACTCACatgagggaaattattcaaagtagtcccactgaaattaaaaggagaggTTATGCATTATCTAATCTTTCTCATCTctatgggactactttgagtaattttcctcatgtcagccattattcctAACGTGTTACCAAAAAAAATTGGATTACATTTAGAAAAATGAAATTGCAAAATATTATTAACATTGGCAACAAATGCCCCTTAGTGTACCACAGTTACTGTTTCAGGAATAATGTTGTCAAATGTTTTTAGGGGGGAAAACTGATAACTTTTTCATAGTCTTTCATTATTCACTTTAGACTTCTGTTATGTtattttctgtttggtttttttctgttgcTCATAGTTTCCCATGCGTATTGGTACTTAAAGAGGTCAGAGCTCAGTGGGCAGCTCCAAATGCAGGACAGAAATAATTTCAGATTTACCTCAATTTCCAATCCAGAACATAATTAGAGTCCACATGTCCTCTTCCATTGATTGCAGGAATGCATACCCACATCAGCACCTTCGTCTGTCTGTACGACTGCTTCTTGCATGCAGGAAATGTGTATATGACAATATTGTTAGTTTGACTCCCTAATAACACAACTCAGAGTGTACACATTGTGCTATTGAAGTTCTTTACTCAAGTTTTGTTTAACGACTTCCCTCGCCATTGTTTCAAATTACATGTCCTCAGAAATAGCTGAGTTTCTAGCCAGTTTATTGGCGCTACACACTTAATAGCTAAACTTATAAGCACATTTATGTACTAAAGTATGAATGCCAAAAGCATAAATTGGGAcctcatgattttttaaaatgtaattaattaattaatcaaattaTTAATCAGATTGTAGTCAATTAATGACAGATTGTGGTCAATTAACAAAATCATCATTCAAGTAAATTTACATAAATGTGCAGGCAAATAAATTATATATTGTAAAAAAAATTGATGATGTCTTAAGCAAATTAGGAAAAATGTCCAGAAAAGATGTAGGGTTTGACTTTTTTATTTCAAGTATTTGTTAATTAATACAAGTTGTTTTGGTAAGAactcatctgcctactttcctttcactttaatcttaattgataattaccatcctcataagttgacccacttcagccttaaatattAACACATCtgctgtcttgaattggggtggatgacatcattacaaactagacCATTGAAGTTTCACTATGTATcattcactacaattgtaccaaatttgattcacattggttaggcagtccacaagttagcccagttgttTCTCAaccattcacatgtctgccatcttgaattacggtggatgacatcacaaactatgtgtccctacatatGTTCCAATTACATATGttccatccctatgtgtccctacaattgttccaattttggttcagatcagatggttctcaagttagccctttcactatccctacaacttgactaaatttagtccaaatcggttagatagttcacaggttagcccacgcACCTCAAAACATTCAGGCATCTATGCATTTGGGGTATTTCTATGtttccctataactgtaccaaatttggtccaaatcagctcccacttgctcctcaaccATTCATGCATTCACCATAAATtgaggtgggtgacatcatcatatactgtgccactgaagtgtccctttttgtcactcactgcaactgcactaaatttggtacaaatcagttaggcggtccacaagttagcccacttgcccctcaaatgttcacacatctgccattgataatcggggtggatgatgtcattacaaactatgcccttgtccctacagctgtagcaaatttggttcaaattggttaggcgattcacaagttagcccacttgtgcctcaaaagttcacacatccaccatcttgaattgggatgtgtgacatcatcacaaactatttcattgaggtgtccccacagctgtagcaaatttggttcaaatcagctaggcagttcataagttagcccagttatgcctcaaacgttcatgcagtccctatcttgaatggggtggatgacatcatcacaaattgtgctgttgaggtgtccttatgtgttcctacaactgtaccggatttggtttatattggtgaAGTtggttgtgaagttgatagctttgtgaagttgataggtggACGTGCGCACACAGAGGCAGACACACAgaaagaatgctgggtgatctcataagtttacttttcttaaggaaagtaggctaaaaattaagAGAAcacattggcctggttcagactGTCATGACCCAGACTGTCACAACATTTGCTCATAGTAGTGACACTGAGTCCAATGCTGAGGAAGCAGGACCAGCATTAGCCCCAACCCCAGATCTTGACACCAGACTGCAACCTGAGAGAGCTCTGGAGCTGGAGTCCCCAGAGGAAACTTCCTCAGGGCCTGAGCCTACTCCAGGGCTGGCCACTcccacaggggtgtaactataatagggcaaggggagacagttgcctgggggcccactgccttggggggggggcctggaggcaagtcacatgactgactccctgaGCTGCGCACCCAcctaggcttccttcagttgtattcattctccgaaattgatgtgagtgttaaaacctggagctaccagaacagcatgtctttctctgataccattaaatgacttgcatcatctacaatttacaaaacctttttaaaaataatttaggatgatgttctattgtggcacataggggtgtgtgtgtgtgtttgtgtgtataaatttactatgctttttgttaccgctattcagcctcattaaaatttctttacttcatgggctgaacttcggttgggggggggcattttaaaatcttgtctctgggcccactccaaccttgctacgcccctgcactccCACATCAACATGAACCCCAATATCTGCATGCCAGTGCCAGCAACAGTCTTGGACGGAGCAGATAGCGAGGAAGAGGAAGAGTGTAAGATTCCAGAAGCCTCTCTctttaaggcttccactctcTAGTCAGGGAGGTAAAGCCCAAGAGAAGTAGTCTGGGCTCAGAGGTACTTGGACTTTTGTAACTGCAGGTAGCTGTCATTCTGCCACTCTCGTGAGACATCCAGGGCCCAACCACTCTTCTATGCCAACATCCATTGCCTGCAAGTTTAACACTTCCTAAATCCCTGCTCCACACAAGATATCAGGGGCCCAAAGGCTGTGAGACATCTCTTCTCTTCTGCCAGCAGCTCCATTTGCCCAAGCAACCATGCTGCCTAGGGatgtgggagctttaagaaagaggagagcaggtccttatctgctctctgccacgccatgcagcttcctgctggggcagcacacatccCAAGTATCCctgtgtggcaccagcatgcacatggcatctgcacatgtgtgggtgCTATATGCATGGTCAGTAATAATAAACTGTCCTTTATGGAGACAGAACATTGGTACATCTAATGCAGTATTATCAACACTAACTGGCAGCCAGGATTCCAGTGTTTCTGGCAGAAAGATACCAAggcttgaacttgggaccttacacatgcaaagca carries:
- the LCORL gene encoding ligand-dependent nuclear receptor corepressor-like protein isoform X1, which produces MEKGTDRMAAAAPAPAASQCRSPRCTAERRGVRRELDSWRHRLMHCVGFESILEGLYGPRLRRDLSLFEDCEPEEVTDWSMDEKCSFCNLHKETVGDHTTVIGSLQSTPTEELSSQGQSNTDKIECQAENYLNALFRKKDLPQNCDPNIPLVAQELMKKMIRQFAIEYISKSSKMQENRNGSSYETSLIHKGIQMNQTENSLQEEQDSPLDLTVNRTQENTQQGDGVLDLSTKKTSLEQSAYDGSCSENSVSGSSTAAGSKSEETTKLESGNSALSKVLESLCSYHWHQILAMLKFLIQDPSIHCNCPLPHTIYSETVEDDVHVPVCSCDGYMLMKRCCLQTQRPNTCLSPLSVYVTDCLPCQSVAPGYFNTVVDKGSNVPCNLRRCCSKEIQQCKSHSSKAALCNLFSVGQKSNKASRGRSPSPPPLSPVEADSLEELTEGSRALGSRLEMNANQPPSLLPAERSLCGQKDKICIAELSGNFDETFLSTNQENSLINSDKFEKVENAAAFQDLMDRINEKLKSIETIDIANLAKLSKSDGRTEADIKLRNFITSLLHNTKANDYNFMELLSQHDKEVENKIIQTRFRKRQETLFAMHNSPDSSLFRRQSLQFKRELASLDETFIRKKASSERNTKKPIKNDKLSPSKTDNHSALKDLALQNHENKGKISSPIKSRSLQVCQDESLELPLNNLGTNSGFVAFSENRSTISHTNLAKMHGNCGVKLPRDQVPMNGDDDGMLDKTKHNIPPMWCSVYVTNNILFQKSPKAKKPCNCMDKEKMLKDFQARTCSNEDINKIVRNTNLHVVVERLEDTINMAKKTNNPLFKGYKISSKLKDIHKHDANNSSKSGCLISMSETGSKGQYVLSQAHVPCSNSSKKDCVSTKEKVVSDEKYKSLLRSSFDSGVLTSNNEDLQTSSNTGDSSPVVNYTSPIKLMFLSEINSSEGVKYTLTSVDDSAKLNIDLYSVQSKTSALSERQAEARDLAKNVSTEECGYGDSEKSYHKNEVNFVFPAITGNETNTDENKPNEDPVEQNGTGSSLKRKPGRPKKIGPQVVKQIKRPIGRPPKPKVDVAENANHPSDSISARKSASSNTEVLEEENINKNIIVTVVFGRSRRTKRCVSEGSLNVIDRLAAPQDDGSNVHESGQIRQNVGTRNNSPKIKAMQNGANEKPSASGYEYVRPLESGPVLPAHCSNIIRPNQKPLNVIRKPGRPAKVKISGISVTVNQISSQERKVSISSCLPPLEQETVLEKKESSKQDDKSSKQCNKRDDTKSSQNDTSEECSHQKITTASRKPEIPLRQSLRDRRPSLPFLHSLASSSSLSCRSAFLHKSYKLCFKNTKEQKIRHHLDMTSKDTSVNETSENAKKLSKNNKFRDINEMSLDPIISSNPSLRWWDPSISNDSLLKELNSRYEQITNTWLHVNGEELEKCLYEEDCGIDVSNPLDSCILQLENSPIKMLFQKKCSLDELCTWFMQTTETQSLSLVRKANARNPFEVISTRQFKMGTRQSDCNTNPFRKHFKKFALSTPSKLAGKLQILHKIVRSQVLNRKHNFTLAKFRRTKFENLQHDRWRQVKKLYHHGTNDWKSKKRNLRFFCQSHCFADASRNMNNKICMRRENGTVETQLPTMLVESHSITPSVGTEIGDAAVHQKIQVSDLSMQSVHCNQKNIGKAQAPGELGEGAWKDKTFKDCRIFLKKINPIEEQHAFNRNTTICTPESVDVSTSCSSFQEKRLCTLRSHSAKQNMSDRCEKDAEISKGTEHSSLVKGHHIEQDSKKSSKRITLDDGPTEVPKKMNKRKMQCKPADTMIRKRNKRRLCSAGQVSSCYSKYQLGPLKPVGLPLLGGFASRAVEYSMIPFQLPLHGSSQV
- the LCORL gene encoding ligand-dependent nuclear receptor corepressor-like protein isoform X2, encoding MDEKCSFCNLHKETVGDHTTVIGSLQSTPTEELSSQGQSNTDKIECQAENYLNALFRKKDLPQNCDPNIPLVAQELMKKMIRQFAIEYISKSSKMQENRNGSSYETSLIHKGIQMNQTENSLQEEQDSPLDLTVNRTQENTQQGDGVLDLSTKKTSLEQSAYDGSCSENSVSGSSTAAGSKSEETTKLESGNSALSKVLESLCSYHWHQILAMLKFLIQDPSIHCNCPLPHTIYSETVEDDVHVPVCSCDGYMLMKRCCLQTQRPNTCLSPLSVYVTDCLPCQSVAPGYFNTVVDKGSNVPCNLRRCCSKEIQQCKSHSSKAALCNLFSVGQKSNKASRGRSPSPPPLSPVEADSLEELTEGSRALGSRLEMNANQPPSLLPAERSLCGQKDKICIAELSGNFDETFLSTNQENSLINSDKFEKVENAAAFQDLMDRINEKLKSIETIDIANLAKLSKSDGRTEADIKLRNFITSLLHNTKANDYNFMELLSQHDKEVENKIIQTRFRKRQETLFAMHNSPDSSLFRRQSLQFKRELASLDETFIRKKASSERNTKKPIKNDKLSPSKTDNHSALKDLALQNHENKGKISSPIKSRSLQVCQDESLELPLNNLGTNSGFVAFSENRSTISHTNLAKMHGNCGVKLPRDQVPMNGDDDGMLDKTKHNIPPMWCSVYVTNNILFQKSPKAKKPCNCMDKEKMLKDFQARTCSNEDINKIVRNTNLHVVVERLEDTINMAKKTNNPLFKGYKISSKLKDIHKHDANNSSKSGCLISMSETGSKGQYVLSQAHVPCSNSSKKDCVSTKEKVVSDEKYKSLLRSSFDSGVLTSNNEDLQTSSNTGDSSPVVNYTSPIKLMFLSEINSSEGVKYTLTSVDDSAKLNIDLYSVQSKTSALSERQAEARDLAKNVSTEECGYGDSEKSYHKNEVNFVFPAITGNETNTDENKPNEDPVEQNGTGSSLKRKPGRPKKIGPQVVKQIKRPIGRPPKPKVDVAENANHPSDSISARKSASSNTEVLEEENINKNIIVTVVFGRSRRTKRCVSEGSLNVIDRLAAPQDDGSNVHESGQIRQNVGTRNNSPKIKAMQNGANEKPSASGYEYVRPLESGPVLPAHCSNIIRPNQKPLNVIRKPGRPAKVKISGISVTVNQISSQERKVSISSCLPPLEQETVLEKKESSKQDDKSSKQCNKRDDTKSSQNDTSEECSHQKITTASRKPEIPLRQSLRDRRPSLPFLHSLASSSSLSCRSAFLHKSYKLCFKNTKEQKIRHHLDMTSKDTSVNETSENAKKLSKNNKFRDINEMSLDPIISSNPSLRWWDPSISNDSLLKELNSRYEQITNTWLHVNGEELEKCLYEEDCGIDVSNPLDSCILQLENSPIKMLFQKKCSLDELCTWFMQTTETQSLSLVRKANARNPFEVISTRQFKMGTRQSDCNTNPFRKHFKKFALSTPSKLAGKLQILHKIVRSQVLNRKHNFTLAKFRRTKFENLQHDRWRQVKKLYHHGTNDWKSKKRNLRFFCQSHCFADASRNMNNKICMRRENGTVETQLPTMLVESHSITPSVGTEIGDAAVHQKIQVSDLSMQSVHCNQKNIGKAQAPGELGEGAWKDKTFKDCRIFLKKINPIEEQHAFNRNTTICTPESVDVSTSCSSFQEKRLCTLRSHSAKQNMSDRCEKDAEISKGTEHSSLVKGHHIEQDSKKSSKRITLDDGPTEVPKKMNKRKMQCKPADTMIRKRNKRRLCSAGQVSSCYSKYQLGPLKPVGLPLLGGFASRAVEYSMIPFQLPLHGSSQV